The Citrifermentans bemidjiense Bem genome window below encodes:
- a CDS encoding alpha/beta fold hydrolase codes for MVFLHGWAMSGRVWRFQHPLDDAYRLIFFDQRGHGQSAAAEGYAIDDYAGDVAALFSRLALEDAVLIGWSLGVQVALQAFPSVRERLAGLVLVGGTARFTTAEDYPHGKPPVDVKGLSLKLRRDYQKTMGDFFKGMFAEGEMDQAQYQRIVMGGRSPNTCAAKESLNILATVDQRDRLAQVDRPVLLVHGELDTICPAAASAYMAKRMPQARLELVPGCGHAPFMTRPEGFNALVRNFIEGLRK; via the coding sequence GTGGTATTCCTGCACGGCTGGGCCATGTCGGGGCGCGTCTGGCGCTTCCAGCATCCTCTGGACGACGCCTATCGGCTCATCTTCTTCGACCAGCGCGGCCATGGACAGTCGGCTGCCGCCGAGGGCTATGCCATAGACGACTACGCGGGGGACGTGGCGGCGCTCTTTAGCCGGCTCGCTCTGGAAGATGCCGTCCTCATCGGCTGGTCCCTAGGGGTGCAGGTGGCGTTGCAGGCCTTTCCATCTGTCAGGGAGCGGCTCGCCGGGCTGGTGCTGGTGGGGGGCACCGCTCGTTTCACCACGGCGGAGGATTACCCGCACGGCAAACCCCCGGTCGACGTGAAGGGGCTGAGCCTCAAGCTGCGGCGCGACTACCAAAAGACCATGGGGGACTTCTTCAAGGGGATGTTCGCGGAAGGGGAGATGGACCAGGCGCAGTACCAGCGGATCGTGATGGGCGGCCGCTCCCCCAACACCTGTGCGGCGAAGGAGTCGCTGAACATCCTGGCGACGGTGGACCAGAGGGACCGGCTGGCCCAGGTGGACCGCCCGGTACTGCTGGTGCACGGCGAGCTGGATACCATCTGCCCCGCCGCGGCATCGGCATACATGGCAAAGCGGATGCCGCAGGCGAGGCTGGAGCTGGTCCCCGGATGCGGACACGCGCCTTTCATGACGCGGCCGGAGGGGTTCAACGCGCTGGTCAGGAATTTCATCGAGGGGTTGCGGAAGTAA
- a CDS encoding 4Fe-4S dicluster domain-containing protein, producing the protein MPHLNRHNAYSSLMERLNRFPQGAPPSELLTKILALLFTEKEAKLVGQLPMHPFSPAKAAEIWRVREVEAFRTLEDLAKRALLLDAEHDGEKLYVLPPPMAGFFEFSLMRVRADIDQAALSLLLYQYLNQEQEFISRLFIEGRTRIGRIMVGENEVPPAHITRVYNYERASEVIKEAKKIGVGTCYCRHKMQHLGRACAAPMETCMVFGPVADSLIRHGHARAIDSVKCLDLLQQAREHNLVQFGENVQGGLSFICNCCSCCCEALIAARKFCNVQPVHSTNFIAELTATECSGCGRCIDACPAEAVRLISANAPQHPWLRRCVQDSERCLGCGVCVRVCRSAAITLKPRAERVITPVDSAHRIVLMALEQGKLQHLIWDNRALVSHRAMAAIVGAILKLPPVKQALVRSQLGSHYLQGVIERHAERSSKTCYRY; encoded by the coding sequence ATGCCGCACCTAAACCGTCACAACGCATACAGCTCACTGATGGAGCGCCTGAACCGATTCCCTCAAGGCGCTCCACCCTCCGAATTGCTCACCAAGATCCTCGCCCTGCTATTCACTGAGAAAGAGGCGAAACTGGTGGGGCAGCTACCCATGCATCCGTTCTCCCCCGCCAAGGCGGCGGAGATCTGGAGGGTGAGGGAAGTTGAGGCATTCCGCACGCTCGAAGATTTGGCTAAACGAGCGCTGCTACTGGATGCCGAGCACGACGGCGAGAAGCTCTACGTGCTCCCCCCGCCGATGGCGGGCTTCTTCGAGTTTTCTCTGATGCGGGTCAGAGCGGATATCGACCAGGCGGCGCTGAGCCTGCTCCTGTACCAGTACCTGAACCAGGAGCAGGAGTTCATCAGCAGGCTGTTCATAGAGGGGAGAACCAGGATCGGCAGGATCATGGTCGGCGAGAACGAGGTCCCCCCCGCGCACATCACCCGGGTCTACAACTACGAGCGCGCCAGCGAGGTGATCAAAGAGGCGAAGAAGATCGGTGTGGGCACCTGCTACTGCCGCCATAAGATGCAGCACCTCGGGCGCGCCTGCGCGGCGCCGATGGAGACCTGCATGGTTTTCGGGCCGGTGGCGGACTCGCTGATCAGGCACGGCCACGCTCGCGCCATCGACAGCGTCAAATGCCTGGACCTGCTGCAGCAGGCGCGGGAGCATAACCTGGTCCAGTTCGGGGAGAACGTGCAGGGAGGTCTTTCCTTCATCTGCAACTGCTGCAGCTGCTGCTGCGAAGCGCTGATAGCAGCCCGCAAGTTCTGCAACGTGCAGCCAGTGCACAGTACCAATTTCATAGCGGAATTAACCGCCACCGAATGCAGCGGCTGCGGCCGGTGCATCGATGCCTGCCCCGCTGAAGCGGTGCGGCTCATATCTGCCAACGCCCCCCAGCACCCGTGGCTCAGGAGATGCGTGCAAGACAGCGAACGCTGCCTGGGATGCGGAGTCTGCGTCAGGGTCTGCCGCAGCGCGGCGATCACGTTGAAACCAAGGGCTGAGCGGGTCATTACCCCGGTCGACAGCGCCCACCGTATCGTGCTGATGGCGCTTGAGCAGGGCAAGCTGCAGCATCTCATCTGGGACAACCGCGCGCTCGTCAGCCACCGCGCCATGGCCGCCATCGTGGGCGCCATCCTTAAACTTCCTCCGGTGAAACAGGCCCTGGTCCGCAGCCAGCTCGGTTCGCACTACCTGCAAGGGGTGATCGAAAGGCACGCAGAGCGATCCAGCAAGACCTGTTACAGATACTGA
- a CDS encoding methyltransferase domain-containing protein produces MAAKIDRQKVQDSFHRQANDYDCHAVVQCRVVEKVVGMLQAQQLAPARLLDIGAGTGRLLGRVTELYPEASAVGADLAPGMCRAAAENLAGKRVEMVNADAENLPFAPESFDLVLSTSTYQWLSSLDQAFSEASRVLVPGGLFCFALFGERTLFELRDSYRSALSGASDRSHSFFSRSEVEEALERVGFAGATVTSELEVEMHPDVPELLRSLKRIGAGTTAPVAANGLSERRIMLDMMAAYRSDFGREDGIPATYEVIYGVARKAK; encoded by the coding sequence ATGGCGGCAAAGATAGACAGGCAGAAGGTACAGGATTCCTTTCACCGGCAGGCGAACGACTACGACTGCCACGCGGTGGTGCAGTGCCGGGTGGTGGAAAAAGTGGTGGGGATGCTGCAAGCGCAGCAGCTTGCCCCTGCGCGGCTTTTGGACATAGGGGCCGGGACCGGCCGCCTGCTGGGGAGGGTGACGGAGCTCTACCCCGAAGCCAGCGCAGTCGGCGCGGACCTCGCCCCGGGGATGTGCCGCGCGGCTGCCGAAAACCTCGCCGGAAAACGGGTGGAGATGGTGAACGCCGACGCCGAAAATCTCCCCTTTGCCCCGGAGAGCTTCGACCTGGTCCTCTCCACCTCGACCTACCAGTGGCTCAGCTCGCTCGACCAGGCCTTCTCCGAGGCGAGCCGGGTGCTCGTGCCGGGCGGGCTCTTTTGCTTCGCGCTCTTCGGCGAGAGGACGCTGTTCGAGCTGCGCGATTCCTACCGGAGCGCCTTAAGCGGTGCCTCTGACCGCAGCCACAGTTTCTTTTCCAGGTCTGAAGTCGAGGAGGCCCTGGAGAGGGTCGGCTTTGCCGGCGCCACGGTAACCTCGGAACTGGAAGTGGAGATGCACCCGGACGTACCGGAGCTGCTCCGCTCGCTCAAGCGGATCGGGGCCGGCACCACCGCGCCGGTCGCAGCCAACGGGCTCTCGGAGCGCCGGATCATGCTGGACATGATGGCGGCCTACCGCAGCGACTTCGGGCGCGAGGACGGGATACCGGCAACCTACGAGGTCATCTACGGCGTGGCCCGCAAAGCAAAGTAG
- the bioF gene encoding 8-amino-7-oxononanoate synthase, whose product MQTFAEELEALRAEGLYRSMRVIKGAQGSRVELDGKQVLMLCSNNYLGLADHPELRSAAVFGVAFGVGSGASRLVSGTMELHEKLEERIAAFKGTEKALVFNSGYAANTGIVSALVGRGDAIFSDRLNHASIIDGALLSRADLHRYPHRDMAALERLLQDKGGNGRRLIVTDGVFSMDGDIAPLQDLVRLAKKYGALLMVDDAHGTGVLGPTGRGSGELLGVMDGIDIHMGTLGKGLGSFGAYAAASATICDYLVNKARSFIFSTSLPPAVLAASIAAIELVDSPEGKELREKLAANVALFKEKLAQAGFDTMGSETQIVPIFVGPADATMEFSKVLLEQGIFVQGIRPPTVPSGSCRLRCTIMATHEPAELEEAAGIIEQVGKKLGVV is encoded by the coding sequence GTGCAGACATTTGCTGAAGAGCTTGAAGCCCTGCGGGCGGAGGGACTGTACCGCAGCATGAGGGTCATCAAAGGCGCACAGGGAAGCCGGGTGGAGCTCGACGGGAAGCAGGTTCTCATGCTCTGCTCCAACAACTACCTGGGGCTTGCCGATCACCCCGAGCTGAGAAGCGCCGCAGTATTCGGTGTGGCCTTCGGCGTCGGCAGCGGCGCCTCGCGGCTGGTTTCCGGCACCATGGAGCTGCACGAAAAGCTTGAGGAGCGGATCGCCGCCTTCAAGGGGACCGAGAAGGCCCTGGTGTTCAACTCCGGCTACGCCGCCAATACCGGTATCGTTTCCGCCCTCGTCGGGCGTGGCGACGCCATCTTCTCGGACCGGCTCAATCACGCCAGCATCATCGACGGCGCTCTTCTCTCCCGGGCCGATTTGCACCGCTACCCGCACCGTGACATGGCGGCCCTGGAGCGGCTGCTGCAGGACAAAGGCGGCAACGGCCGGCGCCTCATCGTCACCGACGGGGTGTTCAGCATGGACGGCGACATCGCCCCGCTGCAGGACCTCGTGCGGCTGGCCAAGAAGTACGGCGCCCTGCTCATGGTCGACGACGCCCACGGCACAGGGGTACTAGGCCCGACCGGGCGCGGCAGCGGCGAACTGCTGGGCGTCATGGACGGGATCGACATCCACATGGGAACCCTCGGCAAGGGGCTCGGAAGCTTCGGCGCCTACGCGGCTGCGTCCGCAACCATCTGCGATTACCTGGTGAACAAGGCGCGCAGCTTCATCTTCTCTACCTCGCTCCCCCCGGCCGTGCTGGCCGCCTCCATTGCGGCCATCGAACTGGTGGATTCGCCGGAAGGAAAAGAGCTGAGGGAGAAGCTTGCGGCGAACGTCGCGCTCTTCAAGGAGAAGCTGGCGCAGGCGGGTTTCGACACCATGGGGAGCGAGACGCAGATAGTTCCCATCTTCGTGGGACCGGCCGACGCCACCATGGAATTCAGCAAGGTACTCCTGGAGCAGGGGATCTTCGTACAGGGGATCAGGCCGCCCACGGTCCCGTCGGGGAGCTGCCGGCTGCGCTGTACCATCATGGCGACGCACGAACCGGCCGAACTGGAAGAAGCCGCCGGAATCATCGAGCAGGTGGGGAAGAAGCTCGGGGTGGTTTAA